TCGGAcctgaaaaattattgtaggAAAGATCCAAAATGTTTAAGTTCTGCAAAAGGCATAATTGAATCGGAATCTGATCTCCTAATTGATTCGCTTTCAAGAGGAGAATTTTCAATGATGAGAGGTTGCCAATCCAATTGGGAATGTTGCCAGTTAGATGGTTATCTCGAAGATTCAGTGTAAGTAGATTGGAGTTGTTTTGGAAAGAACTTGGAATTGGACCGctcaagaaatttttatttaattgaaaaaaactaATACTTGTGGAATTGAAGCAAGATGGAATAGAGCCAAAAAGGTTGTTGTCAGAAAGGTCAAGAAATCTAAGATCAACGAGTTTGCATAACTCTATTGGAATCGGACcttcaaaatgatttttggcCATAACAATATCTTCTAAAAATGACATGTTCCCCATCCATGTTGGAAGCGTGCCTGAGAACTGATTGTTGTCCAACTGTAAATTTCTTAGATTAGTCCAATTAAAATTTGTAGGAAATATTTGGCCACTAAAGAAATTGTTTGATAATACAAGAATTTCTAACTGGTAGCAACCCGTTATGAAGTCCATTGGTAGTGTTCCTGAGAAATTATTCTCAGACAACTGTAGAGCCTCTAAGAAAACTAAATTCCCAAAAGAAGAAGGAATACTGCCTTGAAATTCATTTTTagacatttttaaaaattctaaatttggaaaaatgaaACCAAGGTTTGTGGGAATTGGACCGTGTAAGTAATTATCTGAAATATCTATGCTCAACATGTTGGGACGAATATCATATGGCATAATGAAAGGCCCTTTGAAAGAGTTATTATTTACAATAAAAACCTCCAATCTTGTATTGTTCTCTAACAACCAGTTAGGAAACTGCCCAACCAACTTGTTGTGAGAGAGATTAATTATTCGCAAATCATATTGGTAATGAAGAAATCTGGGGGGTGTGCTATTGTGCATGTTAAATGAACAATTCGAGAAACTAAAAACCTTTAATTGGAAGGTTGGAATCAAAGTAAGAGAGTCAGGTTCCAAAGCTAATATATTGTCATCACTTAATAGGATCTTAAGATTTGAGAGGTTGAAAAGGAAGGAGAATGTGGATGGAATGAAGAATTTGTTATTTGAGAAAGAAAGGTACTCAAGTGATGACAAACTTGATAGTTGGGATTGGACAATGTTCCCATCCAAGTGATTGTGGGAGAGATCCAATATTTCAAGTGATGTCAAGTTCGTCATACACGAAGGCAATATCCCTTCAAAATTATTGCCACTGAGGTCTATCTCTTGGAGATTCTTAAGTTCACACCAACCTGTAAAATGAGATAATTAGTTATTTGGTTCTACTATTGTagttattctttttctttttttctttttttctttttttaattatttaaagagACTACTCCAATTATTCTAAGCAGTATCATtacgaggaaaaaaaaaaaacccaaccttGGGCAAGTAAGGTGGCCATTGAGCTTGTTTAGTTTACCAAactctaaaacaaaaaattttgttttaagaggtacgtaaattaataaaaagtgatttttttatacaaaaggtaaattctactctaacataatctaagtgtatatgtgtgtaatacTCTCTCTTGAAGACTTGAACTTCAGTGTATGCCCCTACCCCctcaaacacttatacttgtggagtgactatcaCGTCAATAGTGTGCGGTGATATGGTAGAACATAAAGTAGTAATTGCAAAAATTATCAACATACCACATAGAAATATTGAAGTGAGTGAAGGGTAAAATGGAAATTTTGCCATTTTTATGTGAGTGTAAAATGGGAATTTCAGATAAAAAGTGAAGGTAAAAAGCTTATATATATCCATTTCTGTTGGTGGATTTAATGGTGTTAAGGTGCAGGGGAGGTGagtgaaatttattttgaaagtaAAAGAGGTTAATGTACAATCTAAAATTAGGAGGGATGTCATTACAATTTTTCCtgtttaaattatttagaattCACAATTTTTCTTAACAAATAGGCAACCCTCTACTTATTAATcaaacatatatgatatataaatattttttgtcaaaCTTTCATGTGCGTTACATGCATTAGCAACtagtatattatataataaaagatatcttctatatatataataaaagataGGTGCACCATGGCTATCCTCTCTCTCTGCTACATGGCAACATTCTATCATATATTTAACTAAATTACATAATTTCTCTATACTTTGGCAATTTCAAATTGAATTCTAAATTTAACTAAAAGTAAAACATTTACAATAATAAAAGTTAGTCCTAGAAACAGCCGTTGCATTAAATGACTATCTTCTTTATGCACCAAGCGGCTACCTTTTATTAAATACTTTAGTTGAGTCCCTCATAATATTAAACTTGGATATGACTctttaaatttagaatttatcGAGGATctactttttgatcttttttgaGTCTTccctttaatatattataagatTTGGCAAGcctaaaatttcaagaaatatttagaaaatattcaCCTTTACTATTTATATTTGGATCTCTATGTaatgttaacaaaaaaaaatcacacataTACATGGAGGGATCAAAAGGGCAGTTCCAGAATCTTCAAGTGGGCCTGAAGTGTCAAAGGAAAGTTGGAAATTTGGTTGGGCGGCTCAACTTGGAACCGGAAGCTAGTAAGAAAAAAGGATTAGTGCAATCGATTACTAGTTGGAGTGGGGTGTGCGGATACATCCACTAGTAAGGATACATCTACCCGTACTAATGGATTGGATTGGTGCCATAAGCCctgaagagattttttttttttgggattgggttctttttctctttttctccatAATCATTTCACAATGTTTAGGTGCGTGAGTTTGTGGGATTTGCTATTTTTGTTGTGTATATCCATGCTATGAATtaattggctaattaattaattagccttaCTAGTGTAACTTGCTTAAAATTGGTAATTAGTTGTAATTGGGATCTAATCTGTGTTTTTCACTTAGACTGTTCAGCAGGTTAGGGGAGTTTGTTCTTATCTTCAACTTTCCTAGGTTTGAAGAATTTTATAGATTTCTTGGCAAGCGATGTCATTTTGTCATCATCCAAAGAATTAAGGAATGTTTTGAAGTATACTTTCCAACAAGCATGGTTATCTCCATCAAGGTTGGGGTAAGCACTAAGGAACTTGGATTTTTTCATGATAGTAAGGGTCAAGGATTAGACTTTAAGAATTTATTCCTAAGTTTACCTATGCTCTCATACCAATTAATATATCTAGATTTAAACCCTTAAGTAATTAAGTAATGGATTAGTAGATCAAGTTACTTTTTATTCCAGATAGAAAGCACAAATGGCTGTCTTAATTACAATTATAACACACCAAATCTAaaagcaataataataaaagatacCAGTAAACACACCAAATCCAACTTAGACTCTCAATGTAATCTCAGTAAGCGGCCCACTTGCCTTCCACTATGGAGTTTTTACACAAACTTTCTCCTCAAAGATACCTTGTACTCAATGAACCTGAACCAAAGAACTCTCCAGAGGTTTTTACTAATGAACTCACTAACAGAGGTTTATCTTTTCTATGATTTTGAGGTTTTTACTCAATACCACAGTTTAATAACACAGTTTAAACTCAGTGCGAGAAACTCTCAaataaaaactctaaaaacatATCTCACAAGAGAAACACTCAAAGAAGAGGAATTTAGAACACTATGGCTCAATGAATATTAAATAGATGGCATAACTAATTACTCTTCACATGATTTTGGTCAAACGAGTTTCCAATGAATGGCTGGCGAACTTCAGGTTTGAATTTGGTCAAATAGAAATTTAGGCACAAAGGGGCAAATCCCTACTAGTtccccatcatcatcattttcacacaacaattgtttttaacatataaaaaaataaataaataaaaaatcttttcgTACATCTGGGATTTTATATCAAGAATGTCCACAAAATTTAATTGTAAATGTCTCACTACAATCATTccttcttgtcttttttttttttttctagaatctTGCATTTCTACGAGTTGGATGTCAAAGGCATGAAAATATACTTATCTGAAATTTCTTCACTCCTTTTGTTATTTTCATAAGAAAAGGgtttaaaaatgttaaaaatataaagtgtgagaaagactaAATAGtttgtatattgatgtgtgtataataatgtacaatagagaaccttatataggctagatatgtgtgcaatacaagtaaaagaagtaaactacaagtacagtatactgggctaagcccaatgggctaaactagtctaagctatacactaacaaaaaaacatgacagcctttatttatttattttttggtattaaaaTTGATTGAGTTAAAAAAGATTTCAATGTTGTTACTTTGAATACGGCATTTTAACAAGACCAAAATAAATGACTCAAGTTTAGTTTCATTGAACTTCATGAAATTTGATTCTCAATATTTAGAATAGGtttattatagcttatgttttTTGACGATTATGCCGGtgatgaaaagaaaatgcaaaataataTGACCTTGATGTCAATGGTAGAACTTACCTTTATTAGTGAACGGTCCTTCCAAATTGTTATATGCAAGATATAATGTCTTCAACGATGAGAAGGCAACCAATGACTCAATAATTCGTGCACTGATTTTGGTTTGACTCAAGTCTAGGAGTTGCAGCTTACTTAAGATGTTTGAATCTATACGGCAAAATAAAATATGTCAAAAACATTGATGTTGGTACCATATATATGAAGTTTTTGATTTTAATCCATATACAACCTATCATACCTTTTGTTGTGCTGAAGTCATTGATCTCATTGCCATTCAAGTAAAGATCCTCCAAGTTGCTAAATGCTTTGAAttctacattaaaaaaaaaaaaaaaaaaaaaaaaaaacataaaaaatcaaggaaaaaaagggactttttttttttttttttttttgagaaagagaaggaaCTTTAGTTGCATAAATACTTTCATGATTGATAggagggaaaagaaaaatatatattacgtTCTCACTAAGCATGAAACACTCTTCCAATCTTCCTTTGCAAATTAATGAGAATTTTACCTTGGATGTGGATTGATCCATTCAAATTGTTGAAACTCAAATCTAGTTCCTTGAGCGAAGCAATACCACTAAGGGATGACAAAATGCTATTATTGAAATCATTAGCATCCAAGTGAAGTACCTCCAGTTTGCTCAACAAAGATAAGCTTTCAAAACCTGCAATTTAGGTGCTTCAATTTTCATGTCCGCAACTATATATTCCCacaaaatagtataaaaaaatataaataaataaataaaaaatcaaacaaattatCTTAGTTAAACAGAGTAATTGGAGGGGCGAAACCAGAGAGTTTACACACTCAAGAATTAAGCACTCTTCCTTAACAAATTAATGAGAATTTTACCCGAAAGGCTTACCTTGGAAGGGGATTGATCCATTCAAATTGTTGGACCCCAAATATAGTTCCTTGAGGGAAGGAATTTTACTCAAGGATGAAAGAATGctgttattaaaattattatcatcCAAGTGAAGCACCTCTAGCTTGTTCAATGCAAAGAATCTTTCAAAACCTGTCATTTAGATTTAGATGCTTCAATTTGctactatatattttttccaaccatttaaaaaaaaaaaaaaaaaaagaggtaatagaaaaaaaaattagaatatcaACAAATACTGCCTACTTTTCTTAGGATATAAACTTGATACCTTCATTTGGGATCCATCCAGAAATTGAATTAGAACTCAAATCGAGATATTGGAGGTCTTCAAAGGGAAGAAACAGAGAGGCATTAAAGTACCAGCCTCCCCCACTTTCTTCACTCCAAGACACCGTCCAATTAAGAGTAAGTTGGATTACACGCCCAATAGTGATGTTGCACTTGACACCTTCCCACTCACAGCAATCACTCTCTTTGTTGCTTGAGTCCCAAGATGTAAAATAATATCCATTAGCATAGTTGATGGTGGAAGCTTTGTATTGCAAGAGAGCAATTCTCTCTTGCTCCCAGCAACCAAAGCACCCATTCATACCAAAATGAACCAAAACTAACACCATCGGCCACCACCAAAAATGTCCCAGTAACTCcattaccttttctttttctgattttcaagCACAATAAGACTGACAAAGTTTTCGTCCAACTCTTAGTTATTACGATTCCAAATGCTCTTGAGTTTAAATAGGCCACCAGCACCTTACATATATAGTGTTATCAAACAGTCCACATCAGTATTACGATTGCTCTGATAAATATTGCAAGTGGCGTTATTTGCGGTGATCACTGATCACCATTGACTAAAGAGCATCAAATTGACTTTGCTAGCTGTTAATGGTGTTTTTCCTATTTCGTATGTACTACGTTCTTgtgaaatatttcattatttcatAGTGTTGACTAGTTCATACCATAAATATTAGGGCCATAATATTATATAAGCTTTGCATTATTTGAGGAGAGCCAGAGCCAATAAAAGGCCAAAGACTTCctatcaaaaataaactaaaataaaaggCCAAAGACTTGGCGTCAATTATCCTTTCTTAACTCAGATCATGTGCCTTCTTGGAAAATGTTTCCTACTAAATACTAATCTctgtttataaatattttcacaataaatcttaaatagtagatttttaagaaagtaattttaatagtgaattcaaattaaaattagctGTCACAACTTACTATCTAGAATttgttataatttgttgtgaaaatattgcagATATAGCACTTCTCATATCACTAGTATTATaaattttgcattatttttttttaatttttaatttattttgaagaacAAGCTGTGCATTATTTGAGATAAGATAAACTGTGATAGTTGAAGACTAGGCGTCAATTGCCCTTTCTTAACTCATATCCAATACCTTCTTAAAAAAGTGTTTCATTGTAAATACTAATCTATATCACTATTATTATAAACTTTGCAATATGTGAGAGATAGCCTAGACCATGATAGTTGAAGACTTTGCAGTATTTGAGAGATAGCCTAGACcatgagaatttaaaaaaaaaaaaaaaaaaaaaaaaaaaaaaaaaaaaaaaaaaaaaaaatttatgactttCCCAGCACCTTACATTGTGCTTTCTTGGATAATCCTCGCATTATTGGAGAAGACCTAGCTAATTTCAATATTCTACCAACCACGATGACTTTCGTCGAAGACTTTGTGTCTTTCCAGTTTCTACCAACCACGACGACTTTTGTCAACTTtgttttttgacaaattaaacCTATATGCCGAAATGTGCTCCCAGCTAAAAATTACCTTAGATTGTTGACATTGCCTTTTCGCCTAGCTGAACTTTTATTTACtcctattttttattgttggaAATGTAGAATCATGTTTATGGGTTGGGccatgctcttttttttttttttaagcccataCCAATTAAACTCCAAGCCTGATTAATGTTTGGATTGTTTTTTCTAAGGTTCGGTATATTCATGAGTTTGTTAAGGAACAAAACAATTTGCTGGAGCTCAACTTGTTTACAAAAgaaatctcaaaaaaattaccaaGCTTAACTTGtttacaaacaaacataaacatgtTTTATCTGGACCCACaactaacaatatttttttatctacctTTAACAATTTTGGTTACCTAGATTTtgttgtggaattttttttgaaagtattgtgtcagttccaaaaattttgctcattcattaaaatatatatatatatatatatatatatattctttcaaGGATTCTGGCTTACTTTGCAGTTGACAATgaaataaagttgtttttcccTGCACTTTTCTTccacattaacaaaaaaattacatcactGTTACAACCAACAAATTTGTAtctatatttgtaattttttctcattctctctatctctgtttctcccttctatttttttcttagtttttctttctatctccGATTCTAAGATAGTGACTATGTCTATGTGTATGGTTAAGAAGTCATccacttcaaaagcaaaaacgTATAtcagttactattttttttcttagtttcacaTTTACTCCTAGTCCTACACCTAAGTGTGTTACTAGTCTTCTccttctttatcatatatttttatataattgatattacatataaatataataagttattattaatttgacaaaaatgtatgattagtaatttaattatattagttTATGCATTCAATAGTTGTTGTCTTACCTATTTTATAATGGTTTTAGACTATTGTATAATATAGGTGTATTGTATactaaattgtatttagaatattattttagattattgtatataatatggaagttgtatctatagaaaaaaaagattaatcatttaattttttattcgcCCCTCATGACAAATGAAAAATTCTTAGCTCTGCCATTACTAACCCccttagaaaaaaaatcctGGAGCCGTCACTGATTAATAATGAGATCTGATTTGTTTGTTGAGGTTCTTTCATGTCCTTGTCCCTTTGTTGGGacaagaaaaaaaccaaagccaaaTAGCATCTCTCTATCCCTCCATGTCATTTCTATGGGGTTGGCTTTTAGCCTAAGATAACTGGCTTCTTGTAGAGGTTCTTTCTTGTTCTAGTTCTCTATAGTATCATGATCTAACTAATTTCTGATATTTAGGTTCGCTCTGGCACCTAGCCCAGTCACAAGgtagttttgaagaagaaaggttgGTGAGCTAGACATGCCAAATTTCATTATgttcacttataaaaaattttgtgtgataaataattttattttggcatgCCACTTGCATCCTGCTCTCTATCGAGAATAATGTGTGACATAATAAGTCTCTATCGATGATCACTCACATACTCTTTAAATCGGTGGATTCAAGTTATTGATCTCCAAATATCAAGTGCATTGGATTCAAATCTTCTAAGGGGCATTGAAGTATGTGGGCTAGAGGTTCATGTCCATGAAACTACCACCTTCCCCctcaatatccactgatattgTAGACGGTGGTCTCATTTTGGTGCAACTATTATGTAATGGAGGTCCACACAGGAGAGGGTTTCCCTCATAACTGCTTTCATCAAAAGTAATGAATTGATTTTTTCTGTTAGGTGTTGTTCCTGATAAGTTGTTGTGTGCCACAATGAAGACCGCTAGAGAGGTCACTTCGGTCAACTGAGGTGGAATTTTGCCATTCAAATTATTGTAGGAAAGATCCAGACTTTCAATTTGCTTTAAATTTGAGAATGTTACTGGGATTAGTCCGGATAGATTGTTGTGTGACAATTTCAATGCACGAATGTTGCTACTCATCCTACCGAGTTCCAGTGGGATTTTACCTACTAGGTTGTTGCACGAGAGGTCAATTCCAAACATGTACTCGAGGATGTCACCCTTGTAGGAGTAAGTTCTAGTTTTTGTTGTGAACTCTACTTCTTCTTCAACATTCACAAATCCGTCAAGCGTAGATATATCACCAATTAGAAATTTGACAATATTTAACTTTGTGTTCAAATACGATGACAAATTCCTTGATTCAGAATCCCCTAAAGATAAACCTCTTAAGGAAGGTTCATGAGCAGATGCATCAAAAGTAATGTTACTCAAGCAATGAGGAATTAGACCTGAAAATTTACTGTAGGAAAGATCCAAAATGTTTAAGTTTTGCACAAGGCATACTTGAATTGGAATTTGACCTCCTAAATGATTGGCTTTCAAGAGAAGAATTCTCAATGATGAGAGGCTACCAATCCAATTGGGAATGTTTCCAGTTAGATGGTTATCTCGAAGATTCAGTGTAAGTAGATTGGAGTTGTTTTGGAAAGAACTTGGAATTGGACCGCTCaagcaatttttatttaattgaaaaaatctGATACTTGAGGAATTGAAGCAAGATGGAACAGAGCCAAAAAGATTGTTGTCAGAAAGGTCAAGAAATGCAAGATCAACGAGTTTGCATAACTCAACTAGAATAGGACcttcaaaatgatttttggcCATAACAATACCTTCTAAAGATGTCACGTTCCTTATCCATGTTGGAAGCGTGCCTGAGAAGTGATTGTTGTCCAAATGTAAATTTGTTAGACTAGTCCAATTAGAATTGGTAGGAAATATTTGGCCGCTGAAATTATTGTTTGATAATATGAGAAATTCTAAATTGTAGCAACCCATTATGAAATGCATTGGTATGTTTCCTGAGAAATGATTCTCGGACAAGTCTAGACCCTGTAAGGAAACCAAATTCCCAAAAGAAGAGGGAATATTGCCTTCAAATTCATTTCTTGACATTTTTAAAGATTCTAAATTTCGAAAAATTAAACTGAGGTTTGTGGGAATTGGACCATGTAAGTAATTATCAGAAATATCTATGCTCAACATGTTGGGACGAATATCATATGGCACCATGAAAGGCCCCGTGAAAGagttattatttacaaaataacaCTCCAATTTTGTATTGTTCTCTAACAACCAGTAAGGGAACTGCCCAACCAACTTGTTGTGAGAGAGTTTAATTACTCGCAAATCATATTGGTAATGAAGAAATCTGGGAGGTGTCCTATTGTGAATGTTAATTGAGCAATTTGACAAGCTGAAAACCTTTAATTGGAAGGTTGGAATCCAAGTAAGAGAGTCAGGTTCCAAAGCTAATATATTGTTATCACTTAATAGGATCTTAAGATTTGAGAGGTTGAAAAGGAAGGAGAATGTGGATGGGATGAAGAAGTTGTTATTTGAGAAAGAAAGGTACTCAAGTTTTGTCAAACTTGATAGTTGGGACTGGACAATGTTTCCATCCAAGTGATTATAAGAGAGATCCAATATTTTAAGTGATGCCAAACTTGATAGTGGAGACTGGGCAATGTTCCCATTGAAGTGATTATAAGAGAGATCCAATACGTCGAGTGATGTCAAGTTTGCCGTACATGAAGGTAGTCTCCCTTCAAAATAATTGCCACTGAGGTCTATCTCTTGGAGCTTCTTAAGTTCACACCAACCTATATAATGTGATAATTAGTTATTATGTTCTACCATTGTAATTATTCAAAGCAATATCATTGTGAAATAAAAACCCTACCTCGGTCAGGTAGGGTGCCATTCAGTCCACAATAGCTCACTGCCAATACATTAAGAGAAGTCATAACTCCAATTTTGTGAAGAAGACTTTTATCAATCGATGAACCATCCAACTTCAACTGCTCAAGGTTGTTTAGTTTGCTCAACTCTAAAACAAAAGCAGAAAGCTTAGAGGTatgtaaatcaataaaaaaaaatatatgatacaGTAAATACCACACAGAAGTGCTAAAGTAGCCAAGATCACTTCCGTAACTAAGATTCTTTGAaagaaagtaattttattttatctaataaTAGTGTATAGAGTATAGACTACCACGTAATGTGGCAGTCTATATACTTtcatattttagaatttaattcaaattatgaaattaatttatttcaacTAGAGATGATGCTTTTCCTTGAAGATCTCAGTCTTATTTTAAGAGTGTGTtgttaaaccttttttttcccgTTTTTCTACAACatctaaatcattttttttgtcACTACAGTTACTTCCAATTTAGGTAAATTCCTTTTTTCGCAAATCATatcaaaaccatttttttttttttttaatttgaactctTCAATTTGTAAAATCTAGCTGGTGTCCCACTTGATGTGCGTGTACGctataagtttattttgaaatatttgataagaaattatttttatggtcaatttataataataattaagtatTATAATATTTGACGAATGAACATCAATTATTTAcaagtcattaaaaaaatagaatatgtatttttttttagattaatataATCTAGAATATATATGAATCTATTGTAATATTGTTGTGAGGCTCTTAGGGTTTGgaatttgtttgcattactcTAGTCTTGTGCAACACCATTGGAGAAACATTTTATTCGAGGGTTACTAAAATTGGAATATAGAATGAGTTTGAATTGCTAGCTCTGGACAATGTAGAACAACCTTGAAGCTCCTATGTGATTGTTCGTTTAGGCCCAGAATGGTATgctaaaaaaactaatattaaaaTCTCCACTACGTagtctttgtttttaatattttgaatacaaaatttaacaagacaaaaataaattatgatactTGTGAAAGACAATAAGTTTAGTTTCATTGAATTTCATCAATATTTAGAAAAGGGTTTTTATAGAGCTTTTCTACTATTATGCCaatgattaaaagaaaaacataaaacaacgCCACCTTGATGTCAATGGTATAACTTACCTTTAGTAGTAAACGATCCCTCCAAATTGTTATATGAGAGATCTAATGTCTTCAACGATGGGAAGGCAGTTAATGACTCAAGAACGGCGAAAATGGCCAACTGGCCTTAAAATcgtaactatctagttagtaggcgctgtttagaaacatattttgtttatagcatctcgagtctcaaagactcgattttgggcttcaaaatcgagtctttgaggctcGATTTGTATGCTTAGACCAGTTCTGATATGACACTTTGTCCACATGGGTGtccacctggaaatcgagtctctaagactcgatttcaaacccaaaatttttttaaaaaaattctaagtctctACATGCcgaaatacccaaaacaaatttaagaaatttcaCCGCTACGCAGATCAGATtagatcagagggagagaaagagaatcaCACAGCTACtcagatcagatcagagggagagaaacagagaaccTCACCGCTAAACCTCACCAACGCAGCCTGGGGCTCGCGCCGGCCAGCGTCGCGCGCGGCCAGGGGCTCGCGCTGGCCTCAGGCCGCACGTGACCCAGGCTCGCGCGAGCCCCTGGCCGCGCTCGACACTGGCCGgcgcgagccccaggccgcCTGGGTCGCTGGTTAGTTTCTGGTCATGCCGCGCGCGCTGGGTCTCCGATCTCgatcttctctccctctctgtttctggttttcttttcttttttcttttttctctggGTTTTTCCTCTGATGCTCTGGTGTTTGGTTTGGTCTGAGTGTTATATATAGGgcttagaaatcgagtcttagagactcgatttccatgtaaaTGCCATGTGGTAGTTCT
This genomic stretch from Quercus robur chromosome 4, dhQueRobu3.1, whole genome shotgun sequence harbors:
- the LOC126724066 gene encoding receptor-like protein 56 isoform X1 gives rise to the protein MELLGHFWWWPMVLVLVHFGMNGCFGCWEQERIALLQYKASTINYANGYYFTSWDSSNKESDCCEWEGVKCNITIGRVIQLTLNWTVSWSEESGGGWYFNASLFLPFEDLQYLDLSSNSISGWIPNEGFERFFALNKLEVLHLDDNNFNNSILSSLSKIPSLKELYLGSNNLNGSIPFQGFESLSLLSKLEVLHLDANDFNNSILSSLSGIASLKELDLSFNNLNGSIHIQEFKAFSNLEDLYLNGNEINDFSTTKDSNILSKLQLLDLSQTKISARIIESLVAFSSLKTLYLAYNNLEGPFTNKGWCELKNLQEIDLSGNNFEGILPSCMTNLTSLEILDLSHNHLDGNIVQSQLSSLSSLEYLSFSNNKFFIPSTFSFLFNLSNLKILLSDDNILALEPDSLTLIPTFQLKVFSFSNCSFNMHNSTPPRFLHYQYDLRIINLSHNKLVGQFPNWLLENNTRLEVFIVNNNSFKGPFIMPYDIRPNMLSIDISDNYLHGPIPTNLGFIFPNLEFLKMSKNEFQGSIPSSFGNLVFLEALQLSENNFSGTLPMDFITGCYQLEILVLSNNFFSGQIFPTNFNWTNLRNLQLDNNQFSGTLPTWMGNMSFLEDIVMAKNHFEGPIPIELCKLVDLRFLDLSDNNLFGSIPSCFNSTSISFFQLNKNFLSGPIPSSFQNNSNLLTLNLRDNHLTGNIPNWIGNLSSLKILLLKANQLGDQIPIQLCLLQNLNILDLSYNNFSGPIPQCLSNITFDASVQENSLKVFFFFGPYPRSLSSYLNTKLKNTEDPNYETFVFDTYVNVDEEVEFATKSKTYSYNGDILDYMYGIDLSCNNLAGNIPPELGRISNNIRVLNLSHNNLSGPIPITFSNLKEIESLDLSYNNLNGKIPPQLTKMTSLAVFSVAHNNLSGRTPDRKNQFITFDESSYEGNPLLCGPPLHNGCTKMRPLSIMPMDIEGEEGDSFMDMGIFYISFVVAYITVLLEMVVVLYLKPYWRRAWFNFIEECIDTYCCFCVVLYRKLFNLKLA
- the LOC126724066 gene encoding receptor-like protein 15 isoform X2, with the translated sequence MTNLTSLEILDLSHNHLDGNIVQSQLSSLSSLEYLSFSNNKFFIPSTFSFLFNLSNLKILLSDDNILALEPDSLTLIPTFQLKVFSFSNCSFNMHNSTPPRFLHYQYDLRIINLSHNKLVGQFPNWLLENNTRLEVFIVNNNSFKGPFIMPYDIRPNMLSIDISDNYLHGPIPTNLGFIFPNLEFLKMSKNEFQGSIPSSFGNLVFLEALQLSENNFSGTLPMDFITGCYQLEILVLSNNFFSGQIFPTNFNWTNLRNLQLDNNQFSGTLPTWMGNMSFLEDIVMAKNHFEGPIPIELCKLVDLRFLDLSDNNLFGSIPSCFNSTSISFFQLNKNFLSGPIPSSFQNNSNLLTLNLRDNHLTGNIPNWIGNLSSLKILLLKANQLGDQIPIQLCLLQNLNILDLSYNNFSGPIPQCLSNITFDASVQENSLKVFFFFGPYPRSLSSYLNTKLKNTEDPNYETFVFDTYVNVDEEVEFATKSKTYSYNGDILDYMYGIDLSCNNLAGNIPPELGRISNNIRVLNLSHNNLSGPIPITFSNLKEIESLDLSYNNLNGKIPPQLTKMTSLAVFSVAHNNLSGRTPDRKNQFITFDESSYEGNPLLCGPPLHNGCTKMRPLSIMPMDIEGEEGDSFMDMGIFYISFVVAYITVLLEMVVVLYLKPYWRRAWFNFIEECIDTYCCFCVVLYRKLFNLKLA
- the LOC126722801 gene encoding receptor-like protein 15 codes for the protein MSRNEFEGNIPSSFGNLVSLQGLDLSENHFSGNIPMHFIMGCYNLEFLILSNNNFSGQIFPTNSNWTSLTNLHLDNNHFSGTLPTWIRNVTSLEGIVMAKNHFEGPILVELCKLVDLAFLDLSDNNLFGSVPSCFNSSSIRFFQLNKNCLSGPIPSSFQNNSNLLTLNLRDNHLTGNIPNWIGSLSSLRILLLKANHLGGQIPIQVCLVQNLNILDLSYSKFSGLIPHCLSNITFDASAHEPSLRGLSLGDSESRNLSSYLNTKLNIVKFLIGDISTLDGFVNVEEEVEFTTKTRTYSYKGDILEYMFGIDLSCNNLVGKIPLELGRMSSNIRALKLSHNNLSGLIPVTFSNLKQIESLDLSYNNLNGKIPPQLTEVTSLAVFIVAHNNLSGTTPNRKNQFITFDESSYEGNPLLCGPPLHNSCTKMRPPSTISVDIEGEGGSFMDMNL